The following proteins are encoded in a genomic region of Castor canadensis chromosome 19, mCasCan1.hap1v2, whole genome shotgun sequence:
- the Celf6 gene encoding CUGBP Elav-like family member 6 isoform X5: MSRPIQVKPAASEGRGEDRKLFVGMLGKQQGEEDVRRLFQPFGHIEECTVLRSPDGTSKGCAFVKFGSQGEAQAAIQGLHGSRTMAGASSSLVVKVADTDRERALRRMQQMAGQLGAFHPAPLPLGACGAYTTAILQHQAALLAAAQGPGLGPVAAVAAQMQHVAAFSLVAAPLLPATAGSSSPGGSGPGALPGLPTPLGVNGFGSLNPQTNGQQGSDTLYNNGLSPYPAQSPGGVADPLQQAFAAMHHYAAYPSAYAPVSTAFPQQPSALPQQQREGEGLGAGDQGLAGFHLGVPPLNQPATVPAGPEGCNLFIYHLPQEFGDTELIQTFLPFGAVVSAKVFVDRATNQSKCFGFVSFDNPTSAQTAIQAMNGFQIGMKRLKVQLKRPKDANRPY; encoded by the exons AGGACCGGAAGTTGTTTGTGGGGATGCTGGGCAAGCAGCAGGGTGAGGAGGATGTCAGACGCCTGTTCCAGCCCTTCGGCCATATTGAGGAGTGCACTGTCCTCCGGAGCCCTGATGGCACCAGTAAAG GCTGTGCCTTTGTGAAGTTCGGGAGTCAGGGGGAGGCCCAGGCGGCCATCCAGGGTCTGCACGGCAGCCGGACCATGGCG GGCGCCTCGTCCAGCCTGGTGGTCAAGGTGGCGGACACGGACCGGGAGCGCGCGCTGCGGCGGATGCAGCAGATGGCGGGGCAGCTGGGCGCCTTCCACCCCGCGCCGCTGCCCCTCGGGGCCTGCGGCGCCTACACCACGGCG ATCCTGCAGCACCAGGCGGCCCTGCTGGCGGCCGCTCAGGGTCCCGGCCTGGGCCCGGTGGCCGCGGTGGCCGCCCAGATGCAGCACGTGGCGGCCTTCAGCCTGGTGGCCGCGCCCCTGTTGCCGGCGACAG CAGGCAGCTCCTCGCCGGGCGGCAGCGGCCCTGGCGCGCTCCCCGGCCTTCCCACGCCCCTCGGGGTCAATGGATTCGGATCCCTCAACCCCCAGACCAACGGGCAGCAGGGCTCCGACACGCTCTACAATAACGGGCTCTCTCCTTACCCAG CCCAGAGCCCCGGCGGCGTGGCTGACCCCCTGCAACAGGCCTTCGCTGCGATGCACCACTATGCAG CCTATCCATCGGCCTATGCCCCTGTGAGCACAGCATTTCCCCAGCAGCCTTCAGCCCTGCCCCAGCAGCAAAGAGAAGGTGAGGGACTGGGGGCTGGGGATCAGGGCCTGGCAGGATTCCACTTGGGGGTCCCTCCCCTGAACCAGCCTGCTACTGTTCCTGCAGGCCCCGAAGGCTGTAATCTCTTCATCTATCACCTGCCTCAGGAGTTTGGTGATACGGAACTCATACAGACATTCCTGCCCTTTGGAGCTGTTGTCTCTGCCAAAGTCTTTGTGGATCGAGCCACCAACCAGAGCAAGTGTTTTG GGTTTGTTAGTTTTGACAATCCAACCAGTGCCCAGACGGCTATTCAGGCCATGAATGGCTTTCAAATTGGCATGAAGAGACTCAAGGTCCAGCTAAAGAGGCCTAAGGATGCCAACCGGCCTTACTGA